TACGCCAACCAGGTGAGCAACAAACCCATTGCCTATTCGGCCACTGCCTATCCCTACTGGTTCTTCGACCCCAACGACAACGGCGTGGTGGATACGGGCGAGACCACAGGCTACAATGCTTTCACCGGCCGTCTGATCAAAGCCACGTACAACTATCAGATGTCGGTGAAGGACCCCGGCCAGTTCGCGCATGGCGGCAAGTACATCATCGAGTTGCTGCACGACTCGATCGCTGACTTGAACACCAAGATCACCCCACCCGTCGGTCTGACCCAGGCCCATCGCCTCGACCCCGGCCACTTCGCCGGTTCCGAGGAAGCCTTCCGGCATTGGGACAACACCGGTGTGGTTCCTGGCAGCTGCACGAAGTGCCATACGGCTGAAGGCGTGCCCTTCTTCCTGCAAGAAGGCGTCAACGTTTCGGGCAAGTCGTCCAACGGCTTCATGTGCACCACCTGCCACAAGAACCTGGCCCCCAACTACGAGCGCTACACGGTCAACACCGTCACCTTCCCCAGCGGCGCCACCGTGTCGCTGCCCGACAAGGATGCCAACCTGTGCCTGGAATGCCATCAGGGGCGTGAATCCACCGTTAGCGTCAACAACGCCATCATTGGCAAGGACCTCGACACCGTGCCGACGCCTGCACTCAGCTTCCGCAACGTCCATTACTTCGCCGCCGGCGCCACGCTGTTCGGCAACGATGTCAAGGGCATCTACCAGTACGACGGCAAGAGCTATCTGGGGCGGAACGTGCATGGCCCCGGCATCGCCAGCTACGATGCCTGCACCGAATGCCACAACACCCACGAGCTGGAAGTCAAGGTCGACAAATGCTCCACCTGCCACCTGGGCATCACCACGAATGCGGATTTGAAGAACATTCGCGGCGCCTTCGGCGGCAACCAGGGCAGCAATGTCGATTACGATGGCGATGGCAGCAAGACCGAAGGCATCTATGGCGAGATCGACACCATGGCCGCCAAGCTGTACGCAGCCATGCAGCTGTATGCCACGAACATCGTCGGTACACCCATTGCCTACAACGCCAACGCCTATCCTTACTTCTTCGTCGATGCCAACGGCAACGGTGTGGTCGACGCCGATGAAAAGACCGGATACAACAAGTTCACACCTCGCCTTCTGCGCACAGCCTACAACTACCAGTATGTGCAGAAGGACCCCGGCCAGTTCGCCCACAACGCCAAGTACGTCCTACAGGCGCTGTACGACGGTCTGGAAGACCTGGGGCAGCGCGTGACCGTGGACATGACCGGCCTGGTGCGCCCGTAACCCCTCATCTCCCCCCCCAAACCCTCCAAACCGGACGCCGCTCGGCGTCCGGTTTTTTTGGACCCGCTGGGTTTCGGAAACCCTTTGGCTCTGTTATCCCGCCATTCATCTTTCGCGTTGGCCGCCGCAAATCCTTCATCCTCCACCCATTTTTCTGACCTGGATCATAGTATTGATGAGAGCGGATGGAGTATAATGCTCCCGCAGCCCCACCACCGCCGCCGTCATCGTCGCCCACCATGCCCTGTAACCACCACCGGCGAGAACGACTCCTCGCCTTTCTGATCACCCTTTCGGTCGCCCTCGTGCTGGCCGGCTGCCGGCGTTCGACCACACCCACCCCCACGCCGCCACCCACGCCCACCCCCTTCATCGCCCCCACGCCGCCGCCGAGCGCCGCCGATGTGGGGCTGGGGCCGGCGCCGGTCACCAGCCTGGCGGTGGTGCATCAGCCGTTTGGCGAGGGCGCCTGCGGGGCTTGCCACGATCTGAATGGGGCCGACCCAGAGAAACTGTGGGGCGGGACAACGGAAGTGTGCCGCGAGTGCCACTGGCAGGAAGTGCCTGATCCCGCCGCGCCCATCGCCTTCGAGCACAAGCCGTTTAGCCAGGGCGACTGCCTGGATTGCCACCTCCCCCACGCGGGGGCCAACCCCAAGCTGTTGGTCAAGCCAGCCGCACAGCTGTGCAACGATTGTCATGCCGACGATGTCCGGCCCGAAGACCAGCCGCACCCCAGCATCGCCCAGGGTGAGTGCAACCTCTGCCATCTCTCGCACGGCTCCGAGTACCCGGCCATCCTGCGCCAACCGCAATCGCAATTGTGCGGCGCTTGCCACAAGGATCAAGTCGACCCGGCCAAAACCTTCGCCGCCCACGCCGAGGCCAAAAATCTGCAGTGCAGCGACTGCCACCAGCCCCACAACCCGACCTCCGCGCCGGCCCAGGTGACGCAAGAACTATGCGCGACCTGCCACGATGACCTGCCGGCGGCGAGCAGTTTCAAATTCCCCCACACGCCCTACGCCCAGGGCCGCTGCGCCGACTGTCATCCCGGCTTCCACCAAAACCCCGATGCCCCCCTCCTGGCCGCCACCCAGGCCGAGTTCTGCAACAAATGCCACGAAGACCACGGCCAGGTGGTGGATCAATCTCATCCCCAGGTGGCCGCGGGCGAGTGCCGCCTGTGCCACGACGGCCACGGCTCTGACTTCCCGGCCCATCTGGTCAAGGCCGAGGACGAGATCTGCCGCACCTGCCACAAAGAGCAGTTCGACCCCAAGACAACCTTCGTCGCCCACCGGCCCGACAAACTCCCGGCCTGTTCGAGCTGCCACAACCCCCACGAACCCAAGACAGAGGGCGTCCCGGTGGCCATCGCCTGCTCGACCTGTCACAAGGACATCCTCCAGCAAGGCAGCACCCACACACCGGTGAAAGAGGGACAGTGCAAAGAATGCCATAGCGAATTCCACGGCCACACCAGCGCGCAACTGGCGGCCGTCGCCAAACAGTGCACCGATTGTCACCAGCCGGAGACCGGCCCCGTCTCGCACCCGCCCTATCAGGAAGGCGAGTGCACCGCCTGCCATGCGACGCACAGCAGCAACCACGCCGCCCTGCTCAACCAGGCGCCTACCCAGCTCTGCGGCTCCTGCCACCGCCAACAGACGGCCAGCTTCGGCGGCAGCGCCCATGCCACCCGCCTGAACGCCCAATGTGCGGCCTGCCATCAGGCCCACAACGGCAATCTGGACAATCTGCTGCAAGCCCGCACCAACACCTTGTGCG
The nucleotide sequence above comes from Caldilineales bacterium. Encoded proteins:
- a CDS encoding cytochrome c3 family protein, with amino-acid sequence MRLRFMLLGLLLVAAVLLFVGAGAEAAGPNIAPVCLARSFQAGPASEPLATSKIFFPVQASPCNYPFQVPFQNDWIGSGHADKTAEAFNHWNNTGQIPTSCAKCHSTHGYRDFLGDDGTAEGVVNNTAPTGSTIECVACHNDKTIHKTSVTFPSGVTLNDLGDESRCMECHQGVSSKKTVDDLLAPLTDSDVVSPTLRFQNIHYFAAALSLYGTQVKGGYQYDGMSYDAKFAHVEGYDTCIQCHDQHTLELNLDACKTCHTTVSTVDDLAKIRMNGSLADYDGDGNITEGVSEEIDGLRAMLYTAIRSYANQVSNKPIAYSATAYPYWFFDPNDNGVVDTGETTGYNAFTGRLIKATYNYQMSVKDPGQFAHGGKYIIELLHDSIADLNTKITPPVGLTQAHRLDPGHFAGSEEAFRHWDNTGVVPGSCTKCHTAEGVPFFLQEGVNVSGKSSNGFMCTTCHKNLAPNYERYTVNTVTFPSGATVSLPDKDANLCLECHQGRESTVSVNNAIIGKDLDTVPTPALSFRNVHYFAAGATLFGNDVKGIYQYDGKSYLGRNVHGPGIASYDACTECHNTHELEVKVDKCSTCHLGITTNADLKNIRGAFGGNQGSNVDYDGDGSKTEGIYGEIDTMAAKLYAAMQLYATNIVGTPIAYNANAYPYFFVDANGNGVVDADEKTGYNKFTPRLLRTAYNYQYVQKDPGQFAHNAKYVLQALYDGLEDLGQRVTVDMTGLVRP
- a CDS encoding cytochrome c3 family protein, whose protein sequence is MPCNHHRRERLLAFLITLSVALVLAGCRRSTTPTPTPPPTPTPFIAPTPPPSAADVGLGPAPVTSLAVVHQPFGEGACGACHDLNGADPEKLWGGTTEVCRECHWQEVPDPAAPIAFEHKPFSQGDCLDCHLPHAGANPKLLVKPAAQLCNDCHADDVRPEDQPHPSIAQGECNLCHLSHGSEYPAILRQPQSQLCGACHKDQVDPAKTFAAHAEAKNLQCSDCHQPHNPTSAPAQVTQELCATCHDDLPAASSFKFPHTPYAQGRCADCHPGFHQNPDAPLLAATQAEFCNKCHEDHGQVVDQSHPQVAAGECRLCHDGHGSDFPAHLVKAEDEICRTCHKEQFDPKTTFVAHRPDKLPACSSCHNPHEPKTEGVPVAIACSTCHKDILQQGSTHTPVKEGQCKECHSEFHGHTSAQLAAVAKQCTDCHQPETGPVSHPPYQEGECTACHATHSSNHAALLNQAPTQLCGSCHRQQTASFGGSAHATRLNAQCAACHQAHNGNLDNLLQARTNTLCEGCHKDLPHGFHPVSGGTDPINGGSLSCVSCHNPHGSQYPADLRAGGDALCLQCHNFQAPGTTARQ